The genomic stretch CAACTCTAGCGGAGTCACCACCGGCGATGACTGCTGAAGCGGCAAAGGTTGCGCAGTGTCTGCGGTCGATTCATCGATAGGCGCCTTGGTCAATTGAGGGTCACTACCACCTTGCCCTTAGCGCGTCCCTGCTCGACGTACTGCAATGCCTCGGCCGTGGATTCAAAGTCGAAACAGCGGTCAACCACAGGCTTGATGATCCCCGCCTCGATGAGTGCGGTGATGTGTTGCAGTTGGGCGCCATTGGCCCGCATGAACACGAACCCATAGCTGACGTTCTGCTTGCGTGCCTTGCGCCGAATACCCAGGCTCAGCAGGCGCATGATTTGTTGCAGTGGCCAGGACAACCCTTGCTCCTGCGCGAACTGTGCAGTGGGTGGCCCGGAGATGGAAATGAGTTGGCCACCGGGCTTGAGGACCTTGAGTGACTGCTCCAGTACGTCGGCGCCGAGGCTGTTCAACACCAGGTCATAGTCGTGCAGGACACTTTCGAAGTTCTGCTGGCTGTAGTCGATCACCACATCGGCCCCCAGCGCCTTCACCCATTCGACATTGCGGGTGCTGGTGGTGGTCGCGACAAAGGCGCCGAGGTGTTTGGCCAGTTGGATGGCGAGGCTGCCGACACCGCCGGAGCCCGCGTGGATCAGCACTTTCTGGCCCTGTTTCAGTTGTGCGGTTTCGACCAGCACTTGCCAGGCCGTCAGCGCCACCAAGGGGATGGACGCAGCCTGTGCCATGCTGGTATTGGCAGGTTTCAGGGCGATCGCGTTTTGGTTAACCGCGATCAATTGAGCGAACGTCCCGATCCGCGCTTCGGGCGGGCGAGCATAGACGTGGTCTCCCGGTTTGAAACGCGTCACTTGCGAGCCAACCTCCACCACCACGCCCGCCAGGTCATTGCCCAGTATCAGCGGAAATGCATAGGGCA from Pseudomonas sp. S04 encodes the following:
- a CDS encoding NADP-dependent oxidoreductase gives rise to the protein MKAFLIDRYGKNTGRIGEAPAPTVGAEDVLIEVHASSVNVLDSKIRKGEFKLILPYAFPLILGNDLAGVVVEVGSQVTRFKPGDHVYARPPEARIGTFAQLIAVNQNAIALKPANTSMAQAASIPLVALTAWQVLVETAQLKQGQKVLIHAGSGGVGSLAIQLAKHLGAFVATTTSTRNVEWVKALGADVVIDYSQQNFESVLHDYDLVLNSLGADVLEQSLKVLKPGGQLISISGPPTAQFAQEQGLSWPLQQIMRLLSLGIRRKARKQNVSYGFVFMRANGAQLQHITALIEAGIIKPVVDRCFDFESTAEALQYVEQGRAKGKVVVTLN